The DNA window GATCCGGCCGTATTCTGGGACAAGCGGCGCGTCGGGATGCCAGCCGCGGTAGATTGTCCACGGCCACTCGATGCGCCGCGCTGGCCCTGCGCAGTCCAGATAGGCGCAGAGCGTAATCGCGAGCAGGCCAGGGTGGCGCACATCCGAATCAAAGGTAATCGTGCGGGCTGCGCCCGTGAGGTAGGCGCGGTGGCAGCGGCTGCACCACGACCAGGGCGGTGAGAAGATTGCAAGCGTGCCGCGGTGGCCAGGATCGTTGGGAAGAGAGGTCATTGTTCACTCGTTTCGCAGCCAGCAGCACGCGGGTAAACACGCGCTTCTCGGATGCTGCAACACTAGGATTTACTCGCGTTCCTGCGTTGGCGTGCGCCCGTTGGCCCCCAGCCAAGCCAGCAGGCGGCTTATCCGGCTGGTCGCAAGCGCGATGCAGCTATCGGCCCCGCCATAGTACATATTGAGGCTATCGCCATCATCCCCGACCGTGACCCCGCAGGGAAACACCACGTTGCCCACATCACCGCTGCGCTCGTAGGGGGCCTCTGGGCCGAACACCCAGGTGTCGCTGCGCGAAAGGCAGCGCTCGGGGGTCTCGCGGTCGAAGAGCGCGAGACCCAGGCGGTAGAGGCAGCCCGCAGGGGTCATGCGCACGCCGTGGTAGATCACTAGCCAGCCCTGCGGCGTCTCGATGGGCTGCGGCGAGAGGCCGATCTTGTTGGCATCCCACCAGGCCCCGTGCCGCGCCGCCAGGATGCGCTTGTGGCTGCCCCAGTGGCGTAGGTCGGTGGAGTAGGAGATCCAGATGTGCGCGGCGTGCGGCTCGACCGGGCGGTGGATGAGCGCCCAGGCATCGCCGATCCGATGCGGCAGCAGCGCGGCATCTTTGTTTTCGGGCTGCATGATCACGCCATA is part of the Chloroflexia bacterium SDU3-3 genome and encodes:
- a CDS encoding glycosidase; its protein translation is MPEHYESLFERYHGNPILTPSDWPYPVHTVFNPGATRLQDGTTLLLCRVEDRRGHSHLCAARSANGVNGWQIDPQPSMLPEPDTWPEELWGVEDPRITFVPELERYAVVYTSYSHSGPGVSLALTSDFRHFERYGVIMQPENKDAALLPHRIGDAWALIHRPVEPHAAHIWISYSTDLRHWGSHKRILAARHGAWWDANKIGLSPQPIETPQGWLVIYHGVRMTPAGCLYRLGLALFDRETPERCLSRSDTWVFGPEAPYERSGDVGNVVFPCGVTVGDDGDSLNMYYGGADSCIALATSRISRLLAWLGANGRTPTQERE